A region of Thermococcus argininiproducens DNA encodes the following proteins:
- a CDS encoding ABC transporter ATP-binding protein, translating into MAEVKLIGVWKKFEDVVAVRDINLEVRDGEFVILLGPSGCGKTTTLRMISGLEEPTKGKIYIGEKLVADSEKGIFIPPKDRDIAMVFQSYALYPHMTVYDNIAFPLKLRKIPKQEIDERVREVAEMLGLTELLKRKPRELSGGQRQRVALGRAIVRRPQVFLMDEPLSNLDAKLRVRMRAELKKLQRQLGVTTIYVTHDQVEAMTMGDKIAVMNNGALHQVGTPTEIYNKPANMFVAGFIGSPPMNFLEATVSEDGFVDFGAFRLKLLDDMFELIQEEGYVGKSVIFGIRPEDIYDALFAQVKVPGENMAKVFVDIIENLGGEKIVHLKADDLMFIAKFPPESLVKEGQEIDIVFDMKKIHIFDKTTQKVVL; encoded by the coding sequence AACTCATTGGCGTATGGAAGAAGTTTGAAGACGTTGTGGCTGTTAGGGACATAAATCTGGAAGTTAGAGATGGGGAGTTTGTAATACTCTTAGGTCCAAGCGGTTGTGGTAAGACAACAACGCTTAGAATGATTTCAGGTCTTGAAGAACCTACTAAGGGAAAGATATACATTGGTGAAAAACTCGTGGCTGATTCAGAGAAGGGTATTTTTATTCCTCCTAAAGATAGGGATATTGCAATGGTTTTTCAAAGCTATGCATTATATCCTCATATGACTGTTTACGATAACATTGCCTTTCCATTAAAGTTGAGAAAGATTCCTAAGCAGGAAATTGATGAACGTGTAAGAGAAGTTGCTGAGATGCTGGGATTAACAGAGTTGCTCAAGAGAAAACCAAGAGAGCTCTCTGGTGGTCAAAGACAGAGAGTGGCTTTAGGAAGGGCTATTGTAAGAAGGCCTCAGGTATTCCTTATGGATGAACCTCTCTCAAATCTTGATGCAAAGCTTAGGGTCAGGATGAGAGCAGAGTTAAAGAAATTGCAACGTCAACTTGGAGTGACTACTATTTACGTGACTCATGATCAAGTTGAGGCCATGACAATGGGAGATAAAATTGCTGTTATGAACAATGGTGCTCTGCATCAAGTGGGCACTCCAACTGAAATTTATAATAAACCTGCAAATATGTTTGTTGCTGGGTTTATAGGTTCTCCACCAATGAACTTTTTAGAGGCTACCGTAAGTGAGGATGGATTTGTAGACTTTGGAGCATTTAGACTCAAACTATTAGATGACATGTTTGAGTTGATTCAAGAGGAAGGCTATGTTGGTAAAAGCGTTATATTTGGCATAAGGCCGGAAGATATCTATGATGCGCTATTTGCACAAGTGAAGGTTCCAGGAGAGAACATGGCCAAGGTTTTTGTAGACATTATAGAAAATCTAGGGGGAGAAAAGATTGTTCACTTAAAAGCTGATGATTTGATGTTTATTGCTAAATTCCCACCTGAATCTTTAGTCAAAGAGGGACAAGAGATCGATATTGTTTTTGATATGAAGAAGATTCACATA